One region of Triticum aestivum cultivar Chinese Spring chromosome 6B, IWGSC CS RefSeq v2.1, whole genome shotgun sequence genomic DNA includes:
- the LOC123138239 gene encoding geranylgeranyl diphosphate reductase, chloroplastic, which yields MTSLSSSAAAARATFLPSSCRARPAGGRRSQLLVTRAAASSPKLPGGRKLRVAVVGGGPAGGAAAEALAKGGVETVLIERKMDNCKPCGGAIPLCMVSEFDLPLDLVDRRVTKMKMISPSNVAVDIGRTLAPHEYIGMVRREVLDDFLRTRAQKAGAEVLNGLFLRYEAPKERNGTYTVHYNHYDSSNGKVGGEKRSFEVDAIVGADGANSRVAKDMGAGDYEYAIAFQERVKIPDDKMRYYEERAEMYVGDDVSPDFYGWVFPKCDHVAVGTGTVTHKADIKKFQAATRLRAKDKIEGGKIIRVEAHPIPEHPRPKRVSGRVTLVGDAAGYVTKCSGEGIYFAAKSGRMCAEAIVAGSANGTRLVDESDLRKYLAEFDRLYWPTYKVLDILQKVFYRSNAAREAFVEMCADDYVQRMTFDSYLYKRVVPGNPIEDIKLAVNTIGSLVRATALRREMGKLTL from the exons ATGACGTCCCTCTCCTCGTCCGCGGCCGCGGCGCGCGCCACCTTCCTCCCTTCCTCCTGCCGGGCGCGGCCGGCGGGCGGCAGGAGGTCGCAGCTCCTCGTGACACGCGCGGCGGCGTCCAGCCCCAAGCTCCCCGGCGGGCGGAAGCTGCGGGTGGCGGTCGTGGGAGGGGGCCCCGCGGGCGGCGCGGCCGCGGAGGCGCTCGCCAAGGGCGGCGTGGAGACGGTGCTCATCGAGCGCAAGATGGACAACTGCAAGCCGTGCGGCGGGGCCATCCCGCTCTGCATGGTGTCCGAGTTCGACCTGCCGCTGGACCTCGTCGACAGGAGGGTCACCAAGATGAAGATGATTTCGCCCTCCAACGTCGCCGTCGACATCGGCCGCACGCTCGCGCCGCACGAGTACATTGGCATGGTCAGACGCGAGGTGCTCGACGACTTCCTCCGTACCCGGGCTCAGAAGGCCGGCGCCGAGGTCCTTAACGGCCTCTTCCTAAG GTATGAGGCGCCCAAGGAGCGCAACGGCACATACACGGTGCACTACAACCACTACGACAGCTCCAACGGCAAGGTGGGCGGCGAGAAGCGCTCGTTCGAGGTGGACGCGATCGTGGGCGCGGACGGCGCCAACTCCCGCGTGGCCAAGGACATGGGCGCCGGCGACTACGAGTACGCCATCGCGTTCCAGGAGCGCGTCAAGATCCCCGACGACAAGATGCGCTACTACGAGGAGCGCGCCGAGATGTACGTCGGCGACGACGTGTCCCCCGACTTCTACGGCTGGGTGTTCCCCAAGTGTGACCACGTCGCCGTCGGCACCGGCACCGTCACCCATAAGGCCGACATCAAGAAGTTCCAGGCCGCTACCCGCCTCCGCGCCAAGGACAAGATCGAGGGCGGCAAGATCATCCGCGTCGAGGCTCACCCCATCCCCGAGCACCCCAGGCCCAAAAG GGTGTCGGGGCGGGTGACGCTGGTGGGCGACGCGGCGGGGTACGTGACAAAGTGCTCCGGCGAGGGGATCTACTTCGCGGCGAAGAGCGGGCGGATGTGCGCGGAGGCGATCGTGGCCGGGTCGGCGAACGGGACGCGGCTGGTGGACGAGAGCGACCTGCGCAAGTACCTGGCGGAGTTCGACCGGCTCTACTGGCCGACGTACAAGGTGCTGGACATCCTGCAGAAGGTGTTCTACCGCTCCAACGCGGCGCGGGAGGCGTTCGTGGAGATGTGCGCCGACGACTACGTGCAGCGGATGACCTTCGACAGCTACCTCTACAAGCGCGTCGTGCCGGGCAACCCCATCGAGGACATCAAGCTCGCCGTCAACACCATCGGCAGCCTCGTCAGGGCCACCGCGCTGCGCCGGGAGATGGGGAAGCTCACCTTGTGA